A section of the Malania oleifera isolate guangnan ecotype guangnan chromosome 2, ASM2987363v1, whole genome shotgun sequence genome encodes:
- the LOC131148424 gene encoding calmodulin-2/4-like has protein sequence MDQNPTDQELQEMITEVDADSNGTIEFTEFLSLMARKMKETDAEEELRGAFKVFDKDQNRYISANVLWQVMINLWEKLTDEEVEQMINDADLDGDGQVNYDEIVKMMMMTEPEIERGGEAVVFAKQISQEHPTRFGCYVSGLEFSRSRF, from the exons ATGGATCAAAACCCCACCGACCAAGAACTCCAGGAGATGATCACCGAGGTCGATGCCGACAGCAATGGCACCATTGAGTTTACGGAGTTCTTGAGCCTCATGGCCAGAAAAATGAAG GAAACCGATGCAGAGGAGGAACTCAGAGGAGCTTTCAAAGTATTCGACAAGGATCAAAACAGGTATATATCGGCCAATGTG TTGTGGCAAGTGATGATCAATCTATGGGAGAAGCTAACAGATGAAGAGGTGGAGCAGATGATAAACGATGCAGACCTGGATGGAGATGGGCAGGTTAACTATGATGAAATtgtgaagatgatgatgatgactgaGCCAGAAATAGAGAGGGGAGGAGAAGCGGTTGTATTTGCCAAGCAAATCTCGCAAGAACATCCTACGAGATTTGGTTGTTACGTGTCAGGACTTGAATTTTCCAGATCCAGATTTTAA